The Bremerella alba genome includes a window with the following:
- the glmM gene encoding phosphoglucosamine mutase: MMQEPIISVSGLRGILGLSLSPEIISRYISAFVEQLPEGNVLLSRDGRPSGGAMGDIIKGTINLLGRDVIDVGIAATPTVGILVRENRCTGGIQISASHNPPEYNGLKLMGADGRVISAEKGAHVKAAYKGQPVTWAPWDEIGITSSCPDTTTPHIEKVLNTISAEPIQKKKFKVLLDCNGGSGSIVGVKLLKQLGCEVEVIGGDPNGVFLHPAEPTEANLKSISDLVSQGKYDVAFCQDPDADRLAVIDEKGRYIGEEYTLALCLQNVLAHRKGAVVINGATSRMNEDVAASFKCKLFRSAVGEANVTQEMMVRDAVFGGEGNGGPIDPQVGYIRDSFVGMANILELMAKKKKPISKLADALPRYEIVKHKVEMDPQELPGGFDRLKHQYTDAQLDEGDGLRFMWKDRWLIARASNTEPIIRVIAESKSHAQSEDMCEAATRTLRGI, encoded by the coding sequence ATGATGCAAGAACCGATTATCAGCGTTTCCGGATTACGCGGAATTTTAGGATTGAGCCTCTCTCCCGAGATCATCAGCCGCTATATTTCTGCGTTTGTCGAGCAACTTCCCGAAGGTAATGTCCTCCTTTCTCGCGATGGTCGCCCAAGTGGTGGAGCGATGGGGGATATCATCAAGGGGACCATCAATCTGCTAGGCCGCGACGTGATCGACGTCGGCATTGCCGCGACCCCCACCGTGGGCATCCTGGTCCGTGAGAACCGTTGTACTGGTGGGATTCAAATATCTGCCAGTCATAATCCGCCGGAATACAACGGCTTGAAGCTGATGGGGGCCGACGGGCGAGTTATCTCTGCGGAAAAAGGTGCTCATGTCAAAGCCGCGTACAAAGGCCAGCCGGTGACGTGGGCGCCCTGGGACGAAATCGGCATCACCAGTTCCTGCCCAGACACCACGACGCCCCACATCGAAAAGGTTCTCAATACGATCTCTGCCGAGCCTATCCAGAAGAAGAAGTTCAAGGTACTTCTCGACTGCAATGGAGGCTCCGGCAGTATTGTCGGCGTTAAGTTGTTGAAGCAGCTCGGCTGTGAAGTGGAAGTCATTGGTGGCGATCCTAACGGTGTTTTCTTGCACCCGGCCGAACCGACCGAAGCGAACCTGAAGTCGATTTCCGATTTGGTCTCGCAGGGGAAGTACGATGTCGCTTTCTGCCAAGATCCCGACGCCGATCGCCTGGCCGTGATTGACGAAAAGGGACGCTATATTGGCGAGGAATATACGCTCGCGTTGTGTCTGCAAAACGTCTTGGCACATCGCAAGGGGGCTGTGGTTATCAACGGGGCTACGAGCCGCATGAACGAAGACGTGGCGGCTTCCTTCAAATGCAAGCTCTTCCGCTCTGCGGTCGGCGAGGCGAACGTCACGCAGGAAATGATGGTACGCGACGCGGTCTTCGGTGGCGAAGGAAACGGCGGCCCAATCGATCCCCAGGTTGGCTACATCCGCGATAGCTTCGTCGGAATGGCTAACATCTTGGAACTGATGGCCAAGAAGAAAAAGCCAATCAGCAAACTGGCTGACGCCTTGCCGCGTTACGAAATTGTCAAACATAAGGTCGAAATGGATCCTCAGGAATTGCCAGGGGGATTCGATCGTTTGAAGCATCAATACACCGATGCTCAACTCGACGAAGGGGATGGCCTGCGTTTTATGTGGAAAGACCGTTGGCTGATCGCCCGGGCAAGCAATACCGAGCCTATCATTCGCGTGATCGCCGAATCGAAATCGCACGCTCAAAGCGAAGACATGTGCGAAGCGGCAACCCGAACACTGCGTGGGATTTAG
- a CDS encoding VF530 family protein has product MNQSQPNNPLHGITLKAMLEYLVAEYGWERLGKRIPIDSFRHEPSINSSLKFLRKTDWARAKVERLYLDSISYDERHRKHHKDVDERKS; this is encoded by the coding sequence ATGAATCAATCCCAGCCCAACAATCCGCTGCACGGCATCACGCTCAAAGCGATGCTCGAATACTTGGTCGCCGAGTACGGTTGGGAGCGATTGGGTAAACGTATTCCGATTGATTCGTTTCGCCACGAGCCGAGCATCAACAGCAGTCTAAAATTCCTTCGCAAGACAGACTGGGCTCGTGCCAAGGTGGAGCGGCTATATTTGGATTCGATCAGTTACGACGAGCGGCATCGCAAACACCACAAGGACGTTGATGAAAGGAAGAGTTAG
- a CDS encoding TrmH family RNA methyltransferase: MDSDFEHLRHKPPTALDQPRELIVACCPMRSNVNISRIVRAASCCAISKVIVCGNVKIDPKIARDGAENLPVSRHRSLAPVLRDLKKDGYMLVGLEQTTNSQDIHHFPFQRKTVLVIGNERQGITDDILVLLDATVEIPVYGMPYSYNAATATCMALYEFCRQFPEG; this comes from the coding sequence ATGGATTCTGATTTCGAACACCTACGTCATAAGCCCCCCACGGCCCTCGATCAGCCGCGCGAGTTGATCGTGGCTTGCTGCCCAATGCGAAGCAACGTGAACATCTCGCGAATCGTGCGGGCCGCCTCCTGTTGTGCGATCAGCAAAGTGATCGTTTGCGGCAACGTTAAAATCGATCCAAAAATTGCCCGTGATGGTGCCGAGAACCTGCCTGTCTCACGCCATCGCAGCCTGGCACCGGTGCTGCGTGACCTTAAAAAGGATGGTTACATGCTCGTTGGTCTCGAGCAAACCACGAATTCACAAGACATTCATCACTTTCCGTTTCAGCGAAAAACCGTCTTGGTGATCGGCAATGAACGCCAAGGCATCACCGACGATATCCTCGTGCTGCTCGACGCGACGGTTGAAATCCCCGTATATGGAATGCCGTATAGCTATAACGCAGCCACCGCCACGTGCATGGCTCTATACGAATTTTGTCGGCAATTTCCCGAAGGTTAA
- a CDS encoding TlpA disulfide reductase family protein — MLELQKMEAGQTMNRRWLILGLLLAVWGCGKGASQPEMAPPVETVDVTPEKPTEVTTKVMDYQGIQMLVESYRGKVVVVDYWSTDCPPCIKELPGLVEMHNAFPADDLKCITVSLDYIGLADEGPETYQDKVMPILKHVGATFDNIIAADDSETMLKKLKLAAPPAVLVYDRDGKLAKRFDNEEAASEADGFTYEKDIKPLVAELVKAKP; from the coding sequence ATGCTTGAACTTCAGAAAATGGAAGCGGGTCAAACTATGAATAGGCGTTGGTTAATACTGGGATTGCTGTTGGCTGTATGGGGGTGTGGTAAAGGAGCGTCTCAACCGGAAATGGCTCCGCCGGTCGAAACGGTTGATGTCACGCCGGAAAAGCCCACCGAAGTCACAACGAAGGTCATGGACTACCAAGGCATTCAAATGTTGGTCGAGTCGTACCGCGGGAAAGTGGTGGTTGTCGACTACTGGTCGACCGATTGCCCACCATGCATCAAGGAACTGCCAGGGCTGGTCGAAATGCACAACGCGTTTCCGGCTGACGATTTGAAATGCATTACGGTGAGCCTGGATTACATCGGGCTGGCTGACGAAGGCCCTGAAACGTACCAGGACAAGGTCATGCCTATTTTGAAGCATGTCGGCGCGACGTTCGACAATATCATTGCCGCGGATGACTCCGAAACGATGCTGAAGAAGCTCAAACTGGCCGCGCCACCGGCCGTATTGGTCTACGACCGCGACGGGAAACTGGCCAAACGCTTCGATAACGAAGAAGCGGCTAGCGAAGCGGATGGTTTCACTTACGAAAAAGACATCAAGCCGTTGGTAGCCGAACTCGTTAAAGCGAAGCCCTAA
- a CDS encoding ABC transporter substrate-binding protein encodes MTFRISLLLLLVFGLFWGCNGSQKKQLPKIETPPLSVTIVGDEGLAKAVRRELAARTEEKITVNVVTREVLLNEKRFTKDVLIYPPAMMGELIERDWIVPLPTATLGNEQLNLDDVALGILQTETRWGSKPYALPLGSPVLMLMVRTDLLKQFNLDVPQTWDEYATAVETIDQSDLLKEGHTLAAATLEPLDAAYLPNLWLARSAAYVKHGENLSTYFDFATGKARIDTPGFTKAAQQLASVADTIPNAFNSLDPKASAEAFLAGKSVMAIGWINKHTIVPETVPEDIQFVTLPGSRQAYQTPENQWIPRLDNQPESVPLLSSSGMVGSISAASGQTINAANLLVLLTGPELISLISPASERTTFCRVSSLPKAEAWMPINLPGTALRQYAQVSLTQLQSPRHLSALRIPNREAYEDVIREAMRKTMAADPANIETIWQEAAQSWDKLSQTSGEQKHIKAFRNSQGIGETAF; translated from the coding sequence ATGACATTCCGTATCTCCCTGTTATTGCTTCTCGTTTTTGGCCTGTTTTGGGGATGCAATGGTTCCCAGAAAAAGCAGCTTCCCAAGATCGAAACTCCGCCTCTTTCGGTCACCATCGTTGGGGACGAAGGCCTGGCCAAAGCGGTCCGTCGCGAACTAGCGGCCCGCACCGAAGAGAAGATCACCGTCAATGTCGTCACGCGTGAAGTGCTGCTCAACGAGAAGCGATTCACGAAGGACGTGCTCATCTATCCCCCGGCAATGATGGGCGAATTGATCGAGCGGGACTGGATCGTCCCCCTTCCGACAGCCACACTCGGCAACGAGCAACTGAACCTCGACGACGTGGCCCTGGGCATCCTGCAAACTGAAACGCGTTGGGGGTCGAAGCCATACGCTTTGCCGCTGGGAAGCCCCGTGCTGATGCTGATGGTTCGCACCGACCTGCTCAAGCAGTTCAACTTGGACGTTCCCCAAACCTGGGACGAGTACGCCACCGCCGTTGAAACGATCGACCAAAGCGACCTCCTGAAAGAGGGCCATACGCTCGCTGCGGCCACGCTAGAACCACTCGACGCAGCTTACTTGCCCAACCTTTGGCTGGCCCGTAGTGCGGCCTATGTAAAACATGGTGAAAACCTTTCCACCTATTTCGACTTTGCCACCGGCAAGGCCCGCATCGACACGCCTGGCTTCACCAAGGCAGCCCAGCAGTTGGCCAGCGTCGCCGACACAATACCCAATGCATTTAATTCGTTAGACCCCAAAGCGTCCGCCGAGGCCTTCCTCGCTGGCAAATCGGTGATGGCGATTGGCTGGATTAACAAGCACACCATCGTGCCGGAAACGGTGCCTGAGGACATCCAATTCGTGACCCTGCCTGGCTCGCGACAGGCCTATCAAACGCCTGAAAATCAGTGGATCCCCCGCCTCGACAATCAGCCTGAGAGTGTCCCGCTGCTTTCAAGCTCTGGCATGGTCGGCTCGATCTCGGCCGCATCAGGGCAGACCATCAACGCAGCAAACTTGCTCGTTCTGTTAACCGGCCCGGAACTGATTTCGCTGATTTCCCCGGCTTCCGAGCGAACCACGTTCTGCCGAGTCTCGTCTTTACCCAAGGCCGAAGCTTGGATGCCGATCAACTTGCCAGGCACCGCGCTGCGGCAATACGCCCAGGTTAGTCTTACGCAGCTGCAATCCCCCAGGCACCTATCGGCCCTGCGTATCCCCAACCGCGAAGCCTACGAAGACGTCATCCGCGAGGCAATGCGAAAAACAATGGCCGCCGATCCCGCAAACATCGAAACCATCTGGCAGGAAGCAGCCCAAAGCTGGGACAAGCTGTCCCAAACATCCGGTGAACAAAAACACATCAAAGCCTTCCGCAACAGCCAAGGCATCGGCGAAACGGCCTTCTAA
- a CDS encoding phospho-sugar mutase: MNGSDIDTKALLEQVKQATADAKITASAADNIEIWLTEDRYARYAGQVADHISSGKWKELDDAFWTIIPFGTGGRRGKMYPIGSNAINERTIGESAQGLAEYVKSNVSGDHSCAIAYDTRHRSREFAELCARIMVSNGFTVYFLDDYRSTPELSFLVRYKKCSCGIMVTASHNPPSDNAVKVYWSTGGQVMPPHDKKIIENVMNVQEIPLGVEFDAEVNDGKVVICTQETDEAFISNVAQQKFDGPRDVKILYSPLHGVGASAVMPALKADNFTDVSIFGPHEEPNGDFPNVPEHVSNPENPAVFDAIIDQAKQDGTELILATDPDCDRLGCAAPKTMDTQGEWGTFTGNQIAALLCDHVLSERKKGGGLTPEHYIVKTLVTTEMARRIADSYGVRTCGNLQVGFKWIGGTMDAEGPDKFLFGCEESHGYLVGQYARDKDAAVASMLLAELAANCKQEGKSLHEKLESLWWQHGYHAERLLNQKMPGSEGMANMQKLMGKFRQEPPQTVGGLKLLRVRDYLNDTITTPDGEVTHLNGPTGNMVILDLEEDNYVAVRPSGTEPKVKFYMFTYVAAEQLSLLDAAQEEMQERLDAFEKDLQAFADSI, encoded by the coding sequence ATGAACGGCAGCGACATCGACACCAAAGCACTTCTCGAACAAGTCAAACAAGCGACGGCTGACGCAAAGATCACAGCCAGCGCTGCCGACAATATCGAAATTTGGCTGACCGAAGACCGATACGCACGGTACGCCGGTCAGGTAGCCGATCATATTTCGTCGGGCAAGTGGAAAGAACTGGACGATGCTTTCTGGACAATCATCCCCTTCGGCACCGGTGGCCGTCGCGGCAAGATGTATCCAATCGGCTCGAATGCGATCAACGAACGCACCATCGGTGAAAGTGCCCAGGGTCTGGCCGAATATGTGAAAAGCAACGTCTCAGGCGACCATTCGTGCGCGATCGCCTACGACACCCGGCATCGCTCGCGTGAGTTTGCCGAGTTGTGTGCCAGGATTATGGTTTCCAACGGATTCACCGTCTACTTTTTAGACGACTACCGCAGCACTCCAGAGCTTTCTTTCCTGGTGCGTTACAAAAAGTGCTCGTGCGGCATCATGGTCACTGCCAGCCACAACCCGCCCAGTGACAACGCCGTGAAGGTTTACTGGTCGACCGGCGGTCAGGTGATGCCTCCGCACGACAAAAAGATCATCGAAAACGTCATGAACGTGCAGGAAATACCGTTAGGCGTAGAATTCGATGCGGAGGTCAACGACGGCAAAGTCGTCATCTGTACCCAAGAGACCGACGAAGCATTCATTAGCAACGTCGCTCAACAGAAGTTCGATGGCCCACGCGATGTCAAAATTCTGTACTCACCGCTGCACGGCGTGGGGGCTTCGGCCGTAATGCCGGCGCTCAAAGCCGATAACTTCACCGATGTTTCGATCTTCGGCCCCCATGAAGAACCCAACGGCGATTTCCCGAATGTCCCGGAGCATGTTTCCAATCCGGAAAACCCGGCCGTGTTCGATGCGATCATCGATCAGGCGAAGCAGGACGGTACCGAACTAATTTTGGCGACCGACCCCGATTGCGACCGCCTGGGGTGTGCCGCTCCGAAGACAATGGACACCCAAGGCGAGTGGGGCACATTCACCGGAAATCAAATTGCCGCGTTGCTCTGCGATCACGTCCTTTCCGAACGAAAAAAGGGAGGCGGTCTGACGCCAGAGCATTACATCGTCAAGACGCTCGTCACAACCGAGATGGCCCGTCGAATTGCGGATAGTTACGGGGTACGAACCTGTGGTAACCTGCAAGTGGGCTTCAAGTGGATTGGCGGAACGATGGACGCCGAGGGCCCCGACAAGTTCCTCTTTGGCTGCGAAGAATCGCACGGTTACCTCGTCGGTCAGTACGCACGCGATAAAGACGCCGCAGTCGCCTCGATGCTGCTTGCCGAACTTGCCGCCAACTGCAAGCAGGAAGGCAAATCGCTGCACGAAAAGCTGGAATCGCTATGGTGGCAGCACGGTTACCATGCCGAACGCCTGCTTAATCAAAAGATGCCTGGCAGCGAAGGCATGGCCAACATGCAGAAGCTGATGGGCAAATTTCGCCAAGAGCCACCCCAAACGGTCGGCGGCCTGAAACTACTGCGAGTGCGCGACTACCTGAACGACACCATCACCACGCCAGACGGTGAGGTCACCCACTTGAACGGCCCCACCGGCAACATGGTGATCTTGGATCTGGAAGAGGACAATTACGTCGCCGTCCGTCCTTCTGGGACCGAGCCTAAGGTGAAGTTTTACATGTTCACCTACGTCGCCGCCGAGCAACTTTCGCTGCTCGATGCCGCCCAAGAGGAAATGCAAGAGCGGCTCGACGCGTTCGAGAAAGACCTCCAGGCCTTCGCCGATAGCATTTAA
- a CDS encoding formylglycine-generating enzyme family protein, translated as MPIRLMFAFLVCCFMVAVASAQDTEKFINSIEMTFQSIPAGEFQMGREQSYKYVLDHTLIYAGVDRAIRTEVPPHKVHLASFSISMTEVTQQQWEAVMATRPWHEQLRVKEGPQFPASYISWEDAVEFCRRLSEKEGRTYRLPTEAEWEYACRAETNTLYSFGDNSDELVDFGWFAENANLVNQQYAHRVGRQKPNPWGLYDMHGNVWEWCHDFHAADYYAKSSVDNPTGPESGATHVIRGGSWHDSNTHARSMFRFGYPANEKKDKIGFRVVLTSPSKD; from the coding sequence ATGCCTATTCGGCTCATGTTTGCGTTTCTGGTTTGCTGTTTTATGGTTGCGGTGGCAAGTGCTCAGGATACCGAAAAGTTCATCAACAGTATTGAGATGACGTTTCAGTCGATTCCTGCTGGCGAGTTTCAAATGGGGCGCGAGCAGTCCTATAAGTACGTGCTGGATCACACCTTGATTTACGCTGGCGTGGATCGAGCGATTCGCACTGAGGTGCCGCCCCATAAGGTTCATCTGGCATCCTTTTCCATCTCAATGACCGAGGTCACGCAGCAGCAGTGGGAAGCCGTCATGGCAACCCGGCCCTGGCACGAGCAGCTTAGGGTAAAGGAAGGTCCGCAGTTTCCGGCCAGTTATATCAGCTGGGAGGACGCCGTCGAGTTCTGTCGTCGGTTGAGTGAGAAGGAGGGACGAACCTATCGACTGCCGACTGAGGCCGAGTGGGAATATGCCTGTCGCGCTGAGACCAACACATTGTATTCGTTCGGTGACAATAGCGACGAGCTGGTCGATTTCGGTTGGTTTGCGGAAAACGCGAACCTCGTGAACCAACAGTACGCCCACCGCGTTGGAAGACAGAAACCCAATCCGTGGGGTCTCTACGATATGCACGGCAATGTTTGGGAATGGTGTCACGACTTCCACGCCGCCGACTACTATGCCAAGTCTTCCGTAGACAACCCGACGGGTCCCGAAAGTGGCGCCACGCATGTGATTCGCGGAGGGAGTTGGCACGATAGCAACACGCACGCCCGATCGATGTTCCGGTTCGGTTACCCGGCCAATGAAAAGAAAGACAAAATCGGATTTCGCGTCGTCTTGACGAGCCCTTCTAAGGATTGA
- a CDS encoding M1 family aminopeptidase yields the protein MKSFQILVVAAVVMTAAAASQSIAWAEEALCTCRYCESTVVRLGFGVDLGGDGPHYAPIRKVDVQHIKLDITPDFQARTVGGTTTIRFVPLRKPIDVLKLDAVDLSITSVEASTPVSEFDSTNSDLTIAFAEPIPVGQESWVKIEHHCQPQGGFYFRTAEMGYPEEDTHCWTQGESHYARQWFPCFDYPNEKSTTEVICHVPSDMTVISNGRNLGESIDPRTNLKSVHWLQDKPHVNYLICVVAGYFDKLEDTAGKIPLGFYSQPTLSQHAAASFQDTASIMDFYQKEIGVAYPWHKYDQATIRDFIAGGMENTTITTLTHNTIFTPATENIRSSRGLDAHELAHQWFGDYVTCEDWSHLWLNEGFATYYTHLYEGEKFGRDATLYGLYRDATNRVLRNGANDKRPIVWKKYSNAGDQFDYRAYPKGSWVLHMLRSQLGEDMFRDAIQSYLKEHALTTVTTPELQAAIEETSGRTFDRFFDQWVYHARHPDLKIRYRYDPKLSLAHITFEQTHKVDDDVMLFNFPATFAFLCDGELVLHTEDITQAKHEFYVSLPSKPEMVQFDPEYTLLAKVDFDKPEALWVSELASAERATGRILAIEALAKKKSDKAIDAIQAALETDPFYGVRVEAAEALGKINSDKSRAALRKTATPNDARVRLALVKATVGDYQPEEVVALLEGAQAEKNPAIVAAWIEGLAKYSDEPITQYLRASLEKESFRNEIAEAAIEAMRKSGSSQYVPDLSHQVKLASDRYTTRGLTKLLKTLATLSDEKEEKQQSLQQIAPHLNDARVAVQKGAIEALGQLGLEQARPILQAYADASHNKDLAKAAESALAALTKDSTPQPTELIELRKQMQDLEKSNDTLKKKLDELGKKLEATEE from the coding sequence ATGAAATCTTTCCAAATATTGGTCGTCGCCGCAGTCGTCATGACCGCAGCTGCCGCATCTCAGTCGATTGCTTGGGCTGAAGAAGCGCTTTGCACTTGTCGCTATTGCGAGTCGACCGTAGTCCGGCTCGGGTTTGGAGTCGACCTGGGAGGGGACGGCCCGCACTACGCCCCAATTCGTAAGGTCGACGTGCAACATATCAAGCTCGACATCACGCCCGACTTCCAAGCGCGAACCGTCGGCGGCACAACTACCATTCGCTTCGTGCCGCTACGCAAGCCGATCGATGTACTTAAGCTAGATGCGGTCGACCTGTCGATCACCAGCGTCGAAGCATCGACGCCGGTTTCGGAGTTCGATAGTACCAACAGTGACCTGACGATTGCGTTCGCCGAGCCAATTCCCGTCGGGCAAGAGAGCTGGGTCAAGATCGAACATCATTGCCAGCCGCAAGGTGGTTTCTACTTTCGCACCGCCGAGATGGGTTACCCCGAAGAAGATACCCACTGCTGGACCCAGGGCGAATCCCACTATGCCCGGCAATGGTTCCCTTGTTTCGATTATCCCAACGAGAAGTCAACAACCGAAGTCATTTGCCACGTGCCGAGCGATATGACCGTGATCTCCAACGGGCGAAACCTGGGAGAAAGCATCGACCCGCGCACGAACCTGAAGTCGGTCCATTGGCTGCAAGACAAGCCGCACGTGAACTACCTGATCTGCGTTGTCGCTGGCTACTTCGACAAGTTGGAAGACACCGCCGGCAAGATTCCCCTCGGCTTTTATAGCCAGCCAACGCTCTCACAGCATGCGGCCGCGTCGTTTCAGGACACGGCGTCGATCATGGACTTCTATCAGAAGGAGATCGGTGTTGCTTACCCGTGGCATAAGTACGATCAGGCCACCATTCGCGACTTCATTGCCGGTGGGATGGAAAATACCACCATCACCACGTTGACGCATAACACCATCTTCACCCCGGCCACCGAAAACATCCGCTCGTCGCGAGGCCTCGATGCCCACGAGCTAGCGCATCAATGGTTTGGCGATTACGTCACGTGCGAAGACTGGAGTCATTTGTGGCTCAACGAAGGCTTTGCAACCTATTACACGCATCTCTACGAAGGCGAAAAATTCGGTCGAGATGCAACGCTGTATGGTCTTTACCGCGACGCGACCAACCGCGTTCTGCGAAACGGGGCCAATGACAAACGCCCCATCGTATGGAAGAAGTACAGCAACGCAGGCGACCAGTTCGACTACCGCGCCTACCCCAAAGGAAGCTGGGTGCTGCATATGCTTCGCAGCCAATTGGGCGAAGACATGTTTCGCGACGCGATTCAAAGCTATTTGAAAGAACATGCCCTCACGACCGTCACCACGCCCGAGTTGCAAGCGGCCATCGAAGAAACCAGCGGACGGACGTTCGATCGGTTCTTCGATCAGTGGGTTTATCATGCCCGCCATCCCGATCTGAAGATTCGCTATCGCTACGATCCGAAGCTTTCGCTGGCCCATATCACGTTCGAGCAAACCCACAAGGTGGACGACGACGTGATGCTGTTCAACTTTCCCGCGACCTTCGCATTCCTCTGTGACGGCGAGCTGGTCCTCCACACCGAGGACATCACCCAGGCCAAACACGAGTTCTACGTCTCGCTGCCCAGCAAGCCCGAGATGGTACAGTTCGATCCCGAGTACACGCTGCTGGCCAAGGTCGATTTCGATAAGCCGGAAGCCCTATGGGTCAGCGAACTGGCCAGTGCCGAGCGAGCCACCGGCCGTATCCTGGCAATCGAAGCACTCGCCAAAAAGAAGTCCGACAAAGCGATCGATGCCATTCAAGCGGCCTTAGAGACTGATCCGTTCTATGGCGTTCGCGTCGAAGCTGCCGAAGCCCTAGGCAAAATCAACTCGGATAAGTCACGAGCCGCATTGCGAAAAACGGCCACGCCGAACGATGCCCGCGTTCGTCTGGCACTCGTCAAAGCGACCGTTGGAGACTATCAACCGGAAGAGGTCGTTGCTTTGCTTGAAGGAGCCCAGGCCGAAAAGAACCCGGCCATCGTCGCTGCCTGGATCGAAGGCCTGGCCAAGTATTCCGACGAGCCCATCACGCAGTACTTGCGAGCGTCGTTGGAAAAGGAATCGTTCCGCAACGAAATTGCCGAAGCGGCCATCGAAGCGATGCGCAAGAGTGGTTCTTCGCAGTATGTCCCTGACTTGTCGCATCAGGTCAAGTTGGCTTCCGACCGCTACACGACCCGCGGCCTGACCAAGCTGCTCAAAACGCTCGCCACGTTGAGTGATGAAAAGGAAGAGAAGCAGCAGTCGTTGCAGCAGATCGCCCCGCACTTAAACGATGCCCGCGTCGCCGTCCAAAAAGGAGCGATCGAAGCCCTCGGCCAACTCGGCCTGGAACAGGCCCGGCCAATCCTGCAAGCCTACGCCGACGCCTCGCACAACAAAGACCTCGCGAAAGCGGCCGAAAGTGCCCTGGCCGCATTAACCAAAGACAGCACACCCCAACCAACCGAACTGATCGAGCTCCGCAAACAAATGCAAGACCTCGAAAAATCGAACGACACGCTAAAGAAGAAGCTCGACGAATTGGGGAAGAAGCTCGAGGCGACGGAGGAATAG